The following are encoded in a window of Cryobacterium sp. CG_9.6 genomic DNA:
- a CDS encoding DUF3046 domain-containing protein, whose translation MRLSEFRRAVADEFGDAYGRVLTGDLVLGALDARTADAALESGIPARDVWLALCAETDVPAERRHGAGLPAARH comes from the coding sequence GTGCGCCTCAGCGAATTCCGCCGTGCCGTGGCCGACGAGTTTGGTGACGCCTACGGGCGCGTGCTCACCGGAGACCTGGTTCTCGGAGCGTTGGACGCTCGAACCGCTGATGCCGCTCTGGAATCGGGAATCCCGGCGCGTGACGTGTGGCTGGCGCTGTGCGCCGAAACCGACGTCCCCGCCGAACGGCGCCATGGTGCCGGCCTGCCCGCAGCGCGCCACTGA
- the recA gene encoding recombinase RecA produces MASAADREKALETALAQIDRQFGKGSVMRLGSDERAPVETISTGSIALDVALGIGGLPRGRIVEIYGPESSGKTTLTLHAIANAQKNGGIAAFIDAEHALDPEYAKKLGVDIDALLVSQPDTGEQALEIADMLVRSGSIDLIVVDSVAALVPRAEIEGEMGDSHVGLQARLMSQALRKLTGGLSQTNTTMIFINQLREKIGVFFGSPETTSGGKALKFYASVRLDIRRIETLKDGTDAIGNRTRVKVVKNKMAPPFKQAEFDIMYGIGISREGSLIDFGVDQGIVKKSGAWYTYDGDQLGQGKENSRNFLLRNPDMANEIERKILNKLGVGAEGIAFKAAEKAAADAAEAIEKKKAEESGIVAPPVAVKANARKSA; encoded by the coding sequence ATGGCATCAGCAGCAGATCGCGAAAAAGCCCTAGAGACAGCCCTCGCCCAGATCGACCGTCAGTTCGGTAAGGGTTCCGTCATGCGTTTGGGTAGTGACGAACGCGCACCCGTTGAGACCATCTCGACCGGTTCGATTGCGCTTGACGTTGCGCTGGGTATAGGTGGACTGCCCCGTGGTCGCATCGTGGAAATCTATGGGCCAGAGTCTTCGGGTAAGACCACCCTCACCCTGCACGCCATCGCAAATGCTCAGAAGAACGGCGGCATTGCAGCCTTCATCGATGCCGAGCACGCCCTCGACCCGGAATACGCGAAAAAGCTTGGCGTTGACATTGATGCTCTGCTGGTATCCCAGCCCGACACGGGTGAGCAGGCACTCGAGATCGCCGACATGCTCGTGCGAAGCGGATCCATCGATCTCATCGTTGTTGACTCCGTGGCTGCGCTGGTCCCACGTGCTGAAATTGAGGGCGAGATGGGTGACTCCCACGTGGGACTCCAGGCCCGTCTCATGTCACAGGCCCTCCGTAAGCTCACGGGTGGACTCAGCCAAACCAACACCACCATGATCTTCATTAACCAGCTGCGCGAAAAGATCGGTGTGTTCTTCGGTAGCCCCGAAACCACGTCCGGTGGAAAGGCGCTCAAGTTCTACGCGTCCGTTCGTCTCGACATCCGTCGGATCGAAACCCTCAAGGACGGCACCGACGCCATCGGTAACCGCACCCGCGTGAAGGTCGTCAAGAACAAGATGGCACCGCCCTTTAAGCAGGCCGAGTTCGACATTATGTACGGCATTGGAATTTCGCGCGAAGGAAGCCTCATCGACTTTGGTGTCGACCAGGGCATCGTGAAGAAGTCCGGTGCGTGGTACACCTATGACGGCGACCAGCTTGGCCAGGGAAAAGAGAATTCCCGTAACTTCCTGCTGCGCAATCCCGACATGGCCAACGAGATTGAGCGCAAGATTTTGAACAAGCTCGGCGTGGGTGCAGAGGGCATCGCGTTTAAGGCTGCTGAGAAGGCTGCTGCCGATGCCGCCGAGGCCATTGAGAAGAAGAAGGCCGAAGAGTCTGGGATCGTTGCACCGCCCGTAGCGGTCAAGGCCAACGCTCGCAAGAGCGCCTAG
- a CDS encoding regulatory protein RecX, which translates to MVHFEPADEAATSDTEAVAPVTYLPGAAPGMKRRSPLDSRTSGGEPREKTVFERTSPAPVDIGSTREEPNPWAAPNQRDAASDDFEADSVADSAEPTAEEAQASEQAALAEMLEHAEAMLLHRLRARSLSLVEAFSALKETDLNDGEAHDLIARFVELGYLDDVKLADQIIHTHHERKGQGRAGVETEMRRRKLDPSVMLDKLEELPDDEQERANEEAIKRIQQLSRFDNQTIDRRLTAFLQRKGYNFGVVREAVKAAMDSRGGGSSGVRFR; encoded by the coding sequence ATGGTTCACTTCGAGCCCGCCGACGAGGCAGCCACATCAGACACGGAAGCCGTGGCCCCCGTGACCTATCTTCCCGGAGCAGCACCGGGCATGAAACGTCGATCGCCCCTTGACTCACGTACCTCCGGGGGAGAACCACGTGAGAAAACCGTGTTTGAGCGCACATCGCCCGCTCCGGTTGACATCGGGAGCACGCGCGAAGAGCCGAATCCGTGGGCAGCACCGAACCAGCGGGATGCGGCCTCGGATGACTTTGAAGCCGATTCTGTGGCTGATTCTGCCGAGCCCACGGCAGAGGAGGCTCAGGCGTCCGAACAGGCAGCACTCGCAGAAATGTTGGAGCACGCAGAGGCCATGTTGCTGCACCGACTGCGCGCACGCTCTTTGTCGCTCGTGGAGGCCTTTTCCGCGCTGAAGGAAACCGATCTGAACGATGGGGAAGCGCACGATCTCATCGCACGCTTTGTCGAACTCGGATATCTCGACGACGTCAAACTCGCCGACCAGATCATTCACACCCACCATGAGCGCAAGGGTCAGGGGCGCGCAGGCGTCGAAACCGAAATGCGTCGTCGCAAGCTCGACCCCAGCGTCATGCTCGACAAGCTCGAAGAGCTCCCCGACGATGAGCAGGAGCGAGCGAACGAGGAAGCCATCAAGCGCATCCAGCAACTCAGTCGCTTTGACAATCAGACGATTGATCGTCGTCTCACCGCGTTTCTGCAGCGCAAGGGGTACAACTTTGGAGTCGTTCGTGAGGCCGTCAAGGCTGCCATGGACTCGCGTGGTGGCGGGTCCTCCGGGGTTCGGTTTCGCTGA
- the miaB gene encoding tRNA (N6-isopentenyl adenosine(37)-C2)-methylthiotransferase MiaB: MSIATAPDLTRRTVITPSSAAVDDDGHARTYEVRTFGCQMNVHDSERLSGSLEAAGYVSANGAEADVVVINTCAVRENADNKLYGNLGYLASVKRRHPGMQIAVGGCLAQKDKNTILDKAPWVDVVFGTHNMGALPSLLERSRHNGEAQLEILESLETFPSTLPTKRDSSYSGWVSISVGCNNTCTFCIVPALRGKEKDRRPGEILAEIQALVDDGAIEVTLLGQNVNSYGVEFGDRLAFGKLLRAAGRIEGLERIRFTSPHPAAFSDDVIDAMAETPAVMPQLHMPLQSGSDRVLKAMRRSYRSTKFLGILERVRAQMPNAAISTDIIVGFPGETEEDFQETLRVVEEARFATAFTFQYSIRPGTPAATMADQVPKEVVQERYERLAELQNRIAWEENIALIGTEVELLVANGEGRKDSDTHRMSGRAPDSRLVHFDVPAGSSRPRPGDMVTVVITEAAPFHLIADSTDQAPLRIRATRAGDAWDRGEAESCGVPAHAPAPAGAVWLPTLRVRDASEDTAASTVPTGSSTVPIYDVNDGQR, from the coding sequence ATGAGTATTGCCACCGCACCTGATCTCACCCGCCGCACCGTGATCACCCCGTCGTCGGCAGCGGTCGATGACGATGGGCACGCGCGCACGTACGAGGTGCGCACGTTCGGTTGCCAGATGAACGTGCACGACTCCGAGCGCCTGAGCGGATCACTGGAGGCGGCCGGTTATGTGTCCGCCAACGGCGCCGAAGCAGATGTCGTGGTGATCAACACCTGTGCCGTTCGTGAGAACGCCGACAACAAGCTCTACGGCAATCTGGGCTACCTCGCATCGGTGAAGCGTCGCCATCCCGGCATGCAGATCGCCGTTGGTGGGTGCCTCGCTCAGAAAGACAAGAACACGATCCTCGACAAAGCCCCGTGGGTTGACGTGGTTTTCGGTACCCACAACATGGGTGCTCTTCCCAGCCTGCTGGAGCGCTCCCGCCATAACGGCGAGGCACAGCTCGAGATTCTCGAGTCCCTTGAGACCTTCCCCTCGACGCTCCCCACCAAGCGGGACTCCAGCTACAGCGGTTGGGTATCCATCTCCGTGGGCTGCAACAACACCTGCACCTTCTGCATCGTTCCGGCCCTCCGTGGCAAGGAGAAGGACCGTCGCCCGGGCGAGATCCTCGCCGAGATTCAGGCACTGGTTGATGACGGTGCCATTGAGGTCACGCTTCTCGGGCAGAACGTCAACTCTTACGGAGTGGAATTCGGCGACCGGTTGGCGTTTGGCAAGCTGCTCCGCGCGGCCGGCAGGATCGAGGGGCTGGAGCGCATCCGCTTCACCAGCCCGCACCCGGCCGCTTTCAGCGACGACGTTATCGATGCGATGGCTGAGACCCCCGCCGTCATGCCGCAGCTGCACATGCCACTGCAGTCCGGCTCGGATCGAGTGCTGAAGGCCATGCGCCGGTCGTACCGTTCCACCAAGTTCCTCGGAATCCTGGAACGCGTGCGCGCGCAGATGCCCAACGCTGCCATCAGCACCGACATCATCGTGGGCTTCCCCGGTGAGACCGAAGAAGACTTTCAGGAGACGCTGCGAGTAGTCGAAGAGGCCCGGTTCGCGACGGCCTTCACCTTCCAATACTCGATTCGCCCCGGAACACCCGCAGCCACCATGGCCGATCAGGTGCCCAAGGAGGTCGTGCAGGAGCGCTATGAGCGTCTGGCCGAGCTGCAGAATCGCATTGCGTGGGAAGAAAATATCGCCCTGATCGGCACCGAGGTCGAGCTGCTCGTGGCGAATGGTGAGGGTCGCAAAGACTCCGACACCCACCGCATGAGCGGACGCGCGCCCGACAGTCGTCTCGTGCACTTCGACGTACCTGCCGGTTCCTCTCGCCCCCGCCCGGGCGACATGGTGACCGTCGTTATTACGGAAGCCGCCCCCTTCCATCTCATCGCCGACTCCACCGATCAGGCACCCCTGCGCATCCGGGCGACCCGGGCCGGCGACGCCTGGGACCGCGGCGAGGCCGAGTCGTGCGGTGTTCCCGCGCACGCTCCGGCGCCCGCCGGGGCCGTCTGGCTGCCGACCCTGCGGGTGCGTGACGCCAGCGAGGACACCGCCGCCTCGACCGTCCCGACCGGCTCGTCCACCGTTCCCATTTACGACGTCAATGACGGGCAGCGCTAG
- the miaA gene encoding tRNA (adenosine(37)-N6)-dimethylallyltransferase MiaA — MTGSASSFPVTGGTSTAMIVIVGSTGTGKSALSLDIAEHLGAHGQPCEIVNADAMQLYRGMNVGTAKLPVAERRGVPHHMLDVLDVTAEATVSNYQRDARAVITGIVERGAMPILVGGSGLYVSSVIYDFRFPGTDPALRARLEAELTETGPGSMYARLKLVDPEAALRIGSSNGRRLVRALEVVELTGAPHTAVLPADPVYWRPTVTLGLRVAREVLTPRLDARVEAMWAEGIVAEAEGLRAQGLEQGITASRAIGYAQALGELHGTLTRAEAIESTQQLTRRYARRQVSWFKRYPTAWIEADAPNRLEQAVDYIQRGETNPAPTDTAPSDTGVSGPGRATDQIVAVPFA; from the coding sequence ATGACGGGCAGCGCTAGCTCTTTCCCCGTCACGGGTGGCACCTCCACCGCGATGATCGTCATTGTCGGCTCGACGGGGACGGGAAAATCGGCGCTCTCTCTGGATATCGCCGAGCATTTGGGCGCACACGGTCAGCCGTGTGAGATCGTCAACGCCGACGCGATGCAGCTCTATCGCGGAATGAATGTGGGAACGGCCAAGCTGCCGGTTGCCGAGCGCCGAGGTGTCCCGCACCACATGCTCGATGTTCTTGACGTCACTGCCGAAGCCACCGTGTCGAACTACCAACGCGATGCCCGGGCTGTCATTACGGGCATTGTGGAGCGCGGAGCGATGCCCATTCTGGTGGGCGGGTCGGGACTCTACGTGTCCTCCGTCATTTACGATTTTCGCTTTCCGGGGACGGATCCCGCCCTGCGCGCTCGGTTGGAAGCAGAACTGACCGAGACGGGACCGGGCAGCATGTATGCCCGCCTCAAGCTCGTTGACCCAGAGGCGGCGCTCCGCATCGGCTCGAGCAATGGTCGTCGGCTGGTGCGAGCACTGGAGGTCGTTGAGCTCACCGGTGCCCCGCACACGGCAGTTCTGCCAGCGGATCCGGTCTATTGGCGACCCACCGTCACGCTGGGTCTTCGGGTGGCACGAGAGGTGCTGACACCGAGACTGGACGCCCGCGTAGAGGCAATGTGGGCGGAGGGCATTGTCGCGGAGGCGGAGGGACTGCGTGCCCAGGGCCTGGAGCAGGGGATCACGGCCAGTCGCGCTATCGGCTACGCGCAGGCGCTCGGCGAACTGCACGGCACGCTCACGCGCGCTGAGGCGATCGAGAGTACCCAGCAGCTCACCCGCCGCTATGCCAGGCGACAGGTGAGTTGGTTCAAGCGTTACCCCACGGCGTGGATTGAGGCGGATGCCCCCAACCGGCTTGAGCAGGCCGTCGACTACATTCAGCGCGGCGAGACCAACCCCGCACCCACCGACACCGCACCGTCAGACACCGGGGTGAGCGGCCCTGGGCGGGCAACGGACCAGATCGTCGCGGTGCCGTTCGCCTAA
- the dapF gene encoding diaminopimelate epimerase: MGINLNFTKGHGTGNDFVLFADPDGTMELSAEQIRAVCDRKFGVGGDGIIRAVKSANLAAGAAALAEDEHAEWFMDYFNADGSVSEMCGNGIRVFTRYLLDNALTTLNIGDTLAIGTRAGVRDVQRNASGYQVDLGRWRLDGGEPLVRVKNLSIARPGLGINVGNPHVVVALADDAELEAADLTFIPQLDPEPADGANVELVVPHDPLVISGVGHIRMRVHERGSGETLSCGTGAAAAALATRHWAGAGAPNQWRVEVPGGTLGVRMFPTEDGEHVSLSGPAELVFDGVLALG; encoded by the coding sequence ATGGGCATCAATTTGAACTTCACCAAGGGCCACGGCACGGGCAATGACTTCGTTCTGTTTGCCGACCCCGACGGCACCATGGAGCTCAGCGCGGAGCAGATTCGCGCGGTGTGCGACCGCAAGTTCGGAGTGGGCGGCGACGGAATCATTCGTGCCGTGAAGTCCGCCAACCTCGCCGCCGGTGCCGCGGCTCTGGCCGAAGACGAACACGCTGAGTGGTTCATGGACTACTTCAATGCCGACGGTTCGGTCAGTGAGATGTGTGGCAACGGCATCCGCGTATTCACGCGCTACCTTCTCGACAACGCTCTCACGACGCTCAACATCGGCGACACCCTGGCGATCGGCACGCGAGCCGGCGTTCGGGACGTGCAGCGCAACGCCAGCGGATACCAGGTTGACCTCGGACGTTGGCGCCTGGATGGCGGCGAGCCCCTCGTTCGCGTGAAGAACCTCTCGATTGCCCGTCCGGGCCTCGGGATCAATGTGGGTAACCCGCACGTGGTCGTGGCTCTCGCCGACGACGCCGAACTTGAAGCCGCCGACCTCACCTTCATTCCGCAACTCGACCCGGAACCGGCCGATGGTGCCAACGTAGAACTCGTGGTTCCCCACGACCCGCTGGTGATCAGCGGTGTCGGACACATCCGCATGCGCGTTCACGAGCGCGGAAGCGGAGAAACCCTCTCCTGCGGCACCGGCGCGGCCGCTGCGGCCCTGGCGACCCGCCACTGGGCAGGTGCGGGAGCGCCGAACCAGTGGCGCGTAGAGGTGCCGGGCGGCACGCTCGGGGTGCGCATGTTCCCCACCGAGGACGGCGAGCACGTATCGCTGTCGGGTCCGGCGGAACTCGTCTTCGATGGAGTGCTCGCCCTCGGCTAA
- a CDS encoding methyltransferase translates to MSSDHYFASTPGTELRTRTISVELNGVTHEVTTANNVFSPAHIDIGTEVLIKYAPAPPLTGDFLDLGCGWGPIALHLALVSPEATIWAVDVNERALALVRMNAEKLGLTNIRAVLPADVPDDIRFRTIWSNPPIRVGKDELHSLMHTWLPRLEPGSDAWLVVQRNLGSDSLQRWLEAELTDEYAVSRESISKGFRVLRVDRAETA, encoded by the coding sequence ATGTCATCCGACCACTACTTCGCCTCCACCCCCGGCACCGAACTTCGTACCCGCACCATTTCGGTCGAGCTCAATGGGGTCACTCACGAGGTGACCACGGCCAACAATGTGTTCAGTCCCGCACACATCGACATCGGTACCGAGGTGCTGATCAAGTACGCGCCCGCACCACCGCTGACGGGTGATTTCCTCGATCTGGGCTGCGGCTGGGGCCCGATTGCCCTCCACCTCGCGCTCGTCTCCCCCGAGGCCACCATCTGGGCCGTAGACGTGAACGAGCGCGCACTCGCACTCGTGCGCATGAACGCCGAGAAGCTCGGCCTCACCAACATTCGCGCGGTTCTACCCGCGGACGTGCCCGACGACATCCGCTTTCGAACGATTTGGTCAAACCCGCCCATTCGCGTGGGCAAAGACGAACTGCACTCTCTCATGCACACCTGGCTCCCCCGTCTCGAGCCAGGTTCGGATGCCTGGCTCGTGGTGCAGCGCAACCTCGGCTCGGATTCGCTCCAGCGCTGGCTAGAGGCCGAACTGACGGACGAGTACGCCGTGTCCCGGGAGTCGATCAGCAAGGGCTTCCGGGTACTGCGCGTGGATCGCGCCGAAACGGCCTGA
- the hflX gene encoding GTPase HflX gives MIDSIVPHDDDDVVARVLASAETRAAGYSLFRSGTAQALQAEPASGDQHRNDFDGEQTQREDRNALRRVGGLSTELQDVTEVEYRQLRLENVVLVGVYTHGTVDDAENSMRELAALAETAGATVLDGLLQRRATPDPSTYLGKGKAEEVASLVKAMGADTVIADTELAPSQRRALEDVVKVKVIDRTAVILDIFSQHATSREGKAQVELAQLAYLLPRLRGWGDSMSRQAGGQVGGAGAGMGSRGPGETKIELDRRRIHTRMSRLRKQMIEMKPARIAKRANRKRNAVPSVAIVGYTNAGKSSLLNRITRAGVLVENSLFATLDATVRKSTTEDGRLYTLTDTVGFVRNLPHQLVEAFRSTLEEVADADVIVHVVDGSHPDPVSQLSTVRDVISEVGARHIPELVVFNKSDLISDDDRLVLRGLEPRATFVSARSGEGIDTVLAAISALLPTPQIELNLLIPYERGDLVAVLHDQGRVVSTEYVEAGTLVTAFVTPEIEPQFTAFVVTPAITG, from the coding sequence ATGATTGATTCAATCGTGCCCCATGATGATGACGATGTAGTAGCCCGCGTTCTTGCAAGCGCTGAAACACGTGCCGCTGGCTACTCACTTTTCCGCAGCGGAACGGCGCAGGCTTTGCAAGCCGAACCGGCATCCGGCGATCAACACCGCAATGATTTTGACGGTGAACAAACACAGCGCGAGGACCGCAATGCTCTGCGGCGCGTTGGTGGCCTCTCCACCGAACTGCAAGACGTTACCGAAGTGGAGTACCGGCAGCTTCGGCTGGAGAACGTGGTGCTCGTGGGCGTCTACACCCACGGCACCGTGGACGACGCCGAGAACTCGATGCGCGAGCTGGCGGCTCTCGCCGAGACCGCTGGTGCCACCGTGCTCGATGGACTCCTCCAGCGCCGCGCCACACCAGACCCGAGTACCTACCTCGGTAAGGGAAAAGCCGAAGAGGTGGCGAGTCTCGTCAAGGCGATGGGTGCCGATACCGTGATCGCCGACACCGAGCTGGCTCCGAGCCAGCGACGTGCCCTCGAAGATGTGGTGAAGGTGAAGGTGATTGACCGCACCGCGGTCATCCTCGATATCTTCAGCCAGCACGCAACCAGCCGGGAGGGTAAGGCTCAGGTTGAGCTCGCTCAGCTGGCCTACCTGCTTCCGCGGCTTCGTGGGTGGGGTGACTCCATGTCCCGCCAGGCCGGTGGCCAGGTCGGTGGCGCAGGAGCGGGAATGGGTTCGCGTGGACCCGGTGAGACGAAGATCGAACTCGATCGCCGTCGCATTCACACCCGCATGTCGCGTCTGCGCAAGCAGATGATCGAAATGAAGCCGGCGCGCATCGCGAAGCGGGCCAACCGCAAGCGCAACGCGGTCCCGTCCGTGGCCATCGTGGGATACACCAACGCCGGCAAGTCGAGTCTGCTCAACCGCATCACCCGCGCCGGCGTTCTGGTGGAGAACTCCCTGTTCGCCACCCTCGACGCCACCGTGCGCAAATCCACCACCGAGGACGGCCGGCTGTACACCCTCACCGACACGGTGGGATTCGTGCGCAACCTGCCTCACCAACTGGTGGAAGCGTTTCGTTCCACGCTCGAAGAAGTTGCCGACGCGGACGTCATCGTGCACGTTGTTGACGGGTCCCATCCCGACCCGGTGAGCCAGCTCTCAACCGTGCGTGACGTCATCTCCGAGGTGGGTGCCCGGCACATTCCGGAACTCGTGGTCTTCAACAAGAGTGACCTCATCAGCGACGACGACCGACTCGTGCTTCGTGGCCTTGAGCCGCGGGCCACCTTCGTCTCTGCGCGGAGCGGAGAAGGCATTGACACCGTTTTGGCGGCCATCTCGGCGCTGCTCCCGACCCCGCAGATTGAACTCAACCTGCTGATCCCCTACGAGCGCGGAGACCTCGTGGCCGTGCTGCACGATCAGGGTCGCGTTGTCTCCACCGAGTACGTGGAGGCGGGAACGCTCGTGACCGCGTTCGTGACTCCCGAGATCGAACCGCAGTTCACCGCCTTTGTAGTCACCCCCGCCATTACGGGCTAG
- the lexA gene encoding transcriptional repressor LexA, with protein MTKDTSGSREKGGTRRRKSLSERQLAILDVIQRSVSQRGYPPSMREIGDAVGLASLSSVTHQLNQLELSGYLRRDPNRPRALEVLIEVPRSTEAPAVREGETFSSPVQIGDAAMVPLVGRIAAGIPITAEQQIDEIFPLPRQLVGKGELFMLKVIGESMIDAAICDGDWVVIRQQKTAENGEIVAAMLDNEATVKVFRQRDGHTWLLPRNSNFEPIVGDFAEILGKVVAVLRSV; from the coding sequence GTGACGAAAGACACCAGCGGGTCCCGTGAGAAGGGCGGCACGCGACGCCGCAAGAGCCTGAGTGAGCGACAGCTCGCCATCCTCGACGTGATCCAGCGCTCGGTGAGCCAGCGTGGCTACCCGCCGAGCATGCGCGAGATTGGTGATGCGGTGGGACTGGCCTCGCTGTCGAGCGTCACCCACCAGCTCAATCAACTCGAATTGAGCGGGTACCTACGCCGCGACCCTAACCGGCCACGTGCCCTCGAGGTTTTGATCGAAGTCCCCCGGTCCACCGAAGCGCCTGCTGTGCGTGAGGGTGAGACCTTTTCGAGCCCCGTTCAGATTGGCGATGCAGCCATGGTGCCGCTCGTTGGTCGGATCGCCGCCGGAATCCCCATCACGGCCGAGCAGCAAATTGATGAGATCTTCCCTCTCCCCCGTCAACTGGTGGGCAAGGGAGAACTCTTCATGCTCAAGGTCATTGGTGAGTCCATGATCGACGCGGCCATTTGCGACGGTGACTGGGTTGTCATCCGCCAGCAGAAGACTGCGGAGAACGGTGAGATCGTGGCGGCAATGCTCGACAACGAGGCCACGGTCAAGGTTTTCCGTCAGCGTGATGGCCATACCTGGCTTCTGCCGCGTAACTCGAACTTCGAACCAATTGTGGGCGACTTCGCTGAGATCCTCGGTAAGGTTGTCGCCGTTCTGCGCTCCGTGTAA
- a CDS encoding LysM peptidoglycan-binding domain-containing protein: MSTVDVKTVGTRTLQSSNVNARTPNARTIDPRAAAGNDARAVHTRLRLTRRGRLTLTTLAATPLVIVAITVALSGGMAEAAAPSTASGTTLHTELVSFRYVTVDAGQTLWDIAQAIAPAADPRDVIIDIVSLNQLQGDSVQPGQRLALPAGY; encoded by the coding sequence ATGAGCACAGTAGACGTTAAGACGGTTGGAACACGCACACTGCAGTCAAGCAACGTGAACGCACGCACACCAAACGCAAGAACCATAGACCCGAGGGCCGCAGCTGGCAATGATGCCCGAGCCGTTCACACCAGATTGCGCCTCACGCGCCGGGGGCGACTGACACTCACGACCCTTGCGGCCACCCCGCTAGTCATCGTGGCCATCACGGTGGCACTGAGTGGTGGCATGGCGGAGGCCGCGGCACCCAGCACCGCCTCGGGTACCACCCTGCACACGGAACTCGTATCGTTCCGCTACGTGACCGTCGACGCCGGCCAGACCCTCTGGGACATAGCGCAGGCCATCGCGCCGGCCGCCGACCCTCGCGACGTCATCATCGACATCGTGAGTCTCAACCAGCTGCAGGGCGATTCGGTTCAGCCTGGCCAGCGCCTCGCCCTTCCTGCAGGATACTGA
- a CDS encoding histidinol-phosphate transaminase, translated as MTSLSDLPLRADLRGQIPYGAPQLHVPVALNVNENTHPIPEPVALDIVRALAEAVLTVNRYPDREFLELRERLAHYLGHGLTSDNIWAANGSNEVLQQVLQAFGGPGRSVLGFAPTYSMYSILASGTGTEWIAGTRDADFEVSPQTAADWVSRTDPDLVFLCSPNNPTGTRLSLETITAVYEASRGIVVVDEAYAEFEPAGTASALTLLPGRERLIVSRTMSKAFAFAGARVGYLAADPAVTDALRLVRLPYHLSAFTQAAANAALAHTDEMLAMVDDIRGQRDRLVVELARLGYSPYESGSNFVLFGGVADPHALFEALLAQGILIRDVGIAGHLRVSAGTAAETTVFLEALERLGRPTAAGAE; from the coding sequence GTGACCAGTCTCAGTGATCTTCCTCTCCGCGCCGACCTTCGTGGTCAAATTCCCTACGGAGCCCCGCAACTGCACGTGCCGGTAGCGCTCAACGTGAACGAAAACACGCACCCAATCCCGGAACCCGTGGCCCTCGACATTGTGCGGGCATTGGCTGAGGCTGTTCTCACCGTGAATCGGTATCCGGACCGCGAATTTCTGGAGCTGCGCGAGCGGCTAGCCCACTACCTGGGTCACGGACTGACCAGCGACAACATCTGGGCTGCGAACGGGTCCAATGAGGTGCTGCAGCAGGTGCTGCAAGCCTTTGGTGGTCCGGGGCGTTCCGTCCTGGGTTTTGCACCCACGTATTCCATGTACTCGATCCTGGCATCAGGCACCGGAACGGAATGGATCGCGGGAACCCGTGATGCCGACTTCGAGGTATCACCTCAGACGGCCGCAGACTGGGTGAGCCGCACAGACCCCGACCTGGTGTTTCTCTGCTCGCCCAACAACCCCACCGGAACGAGACTCTCCCTCGAGACGATCACCGCTGTCTACGAGGCCAGTCGCGGAATCGTTGTTGTGGACGAGGCCTATGCCGAGTTCGAGCCGGCGGGGACGGCCAGCGCTCTGACGCTCCTTCCCGGCCGCGAGCGGCTGATCGTATCGCGCACAATGAGCAAGGCCTTTGCATTTGCGGGGGCGCGAGTGGGTTATCTCGCCGCCGATCCGGCCGTCACCGACGCGCTTCGTCTCGTTCGGCTGCCGTATCACCTGTCGGCGTTCACGCAGGCAGCCGCCAACGCGGCACTGGCGCACACGGATGAGATGCTTGCCATGGTCGACGATATCCGCGGTCAGCGCGACCGTCTGGTGGTCGAACTCGCCCGATTGGGGTACTCACCGTACGAGAGTGGGAGCAACTTTGTTCTCTTCGGCGGAGTGGCCGATCCGCACGCACTGTTCGAAGCGCTTCTCGCCCAGGGGATCCTGATCAGAGACGTGGGGATCGCCGGGCACCTGCGCGTGAGTGCGGGAACAGCGGCCGAGACCACGGTCTTCCTCGAAGCACTGGAGCGTCTCGGTCGGCCGACTGCGGCCGGAGCCGAATAA